CAGCAGGAACGTGCCCGGGCGCTGGCGGGCAAACGACTTCACCTCGTTGAGCAGCGAACCCGGGTCGCGGTTGTCGAGCCAGGCGGCTACGGACGAGGAGCGCTCGGCGGCCTGGCGGACCAGGTCCGTGGCGACGCCGGGCTGGTCCGAGGCTGCTGCCATCGTATGGAGTTCGCTGGAGATGGAGCGAAGGCCCTCGGCGGCTTTCTGCTGCTGCGTACCGGCCTGCGCGGTGAGATCAGTGCGCGCCTGGGCCAGGAGGTCCTTGGCGTTGCTCTTCACCTCGCTGGCCACGTGCGCGGCCTCGGACTTGGCGGTTTCGGTCACGTTCTGGGCGGCGTCGGCGGCCTGGCGGGTCACTTCGCCGGCCTCGTCCTTGGCGGCATCGGACTTCGACGACGTTCCGGTCGAAGCCGGCGGGAACGTCGAGCTGCGCCGCAACTCCGGCTCGGTACCCTGCGTCACTGTCGGGGTGCCGTAGCTGCCGTCCTGGGGCCATTGGTTCTCTGTCATCGTCGCTCTCTTTCCTTGTAGATCTGTTGCCGGGTAGAACACCGGCAGCGCCGAACTCGAATAGTAAGCATGATTACTATCCGATAGTAAGCACGCTTCGCATTCGATTACAAGGTCGGACGGCAAATTGGGGGAGTGGCTGCCCGCTAGGGTTGAAGCATGAGCAAAACGGCGGACGGCTGATGGCCAAGCGGGGCAGGGCGGCCGGCCGGGACACCGGAACCTCGACGCCGGGAGTGGTGGACGTGCCGAAGGGTTCGCGCCCGAACGGCCCCGTGGCCGGCGTCTATTACATCGACACCGGCGACTGCGAGCTCATTCCTGACCAGGACAATTCGACTGGCTGGCTGCTGCGGATCAACGGCGTCATGAGCTCGCACATCGATCTCGCGGACCCGCTGTTCCTCGACTTCGAGTACATGCGCTGGATTGCCGCGCTGGTGGAATCACGCTGGCCGCCGTCGACCCGTCCAAAGCTGCGGGCCCTGCACCTCGGCGGCGGGGCATGCTCACTGGCGCGTTACTTCCACGCCGCCTACCCGGACGCCCGCCAGGTGGTGGTGGAACTGGACGGAAAACTCGCCGAGTACGTCCGCGGCTGGTTCGATCTGCCCAAGGCCCCGCTGCTGCGCCTCCGCGTGGGGGAGGCCCGGGAAGTGACCGAGACCCTGACGCCGCAGACGCGGGACCTGATCATCCGCGACGTCTTCGCAGGCGCAGTGACCCCGCGGCCGCTCACGACGGCGGAGTTCACCGGGCACGCCAAGCGGGTCCTGGCGCCCGGCGGGATCTACCTGGTGAATTCCGGCGACGCCCCGGCCCTGGCCAATGCGCGCGAGGACGCCGCCACCATCGCCGCGGCCTTCGAGCACACGGTCATCATTGCCGACCCGGCCATGCTCAAGGGCCGGCGCTACGGCAACATGATCATCGCCGGCAGCGACGCGCCGTTCGACGACGACCCCGGCCTTGCCCGGCGCCTGCTCGGCGGGGCGGTGCCGGCCCACATCTGGGACGACGCCCGGGTGCGCGCCTTCGCCGCCGGCGCGGCCGTCCGCCACGACCCGAAGGCGCCCGACCAGGCGGAGTCGGCGGACGACGATGCCGCCCGTCCGGCGTCGTCGACTGCTCCGTAACGGTCTTTTTCCGGCCCAAAGGGCGCCTAAGGAGCAGCCGATGCGTGACCGCCCCGGCCGAGGAGGGCCTCGCGGTGCGCGTCGGTCTGCTCGCGCAGTGCCTGGACGACGGCGGCCACGGCGGGCCGGCGCATCGAATCGGGCCGCAGGACCATCCAATAGGGCAGCAACTCAGCGAACTGCTCCGGCAGCAGCCTGACCAGGTCCGGGTGCAGGTCGGCGGCGAAGCAGGGCAGGAACCCGACTCCCGCCCCGGCCCGCGTCGCCTCCACGTGGACGAAGACGTTGGTGGAGCTCAGGCCGTCCCGCATGGTCGGCACCAGCCGGCGCGGGGCGTCGAGGTCGTCCACCTGGAGCATTGAGTCGACGAAGTAGACCAGCGGATGCTCCTTCAGTTCGTCCACCGACGCCGGCGTGCCGTACTCGGCCAGGTAGCTGCGCGAGGCGTACATGCCCAGCATGTACTCACCCAGCCTGGCGGCCTCGGCGCGGTGCACCTGCGGCTCGCCGACCACCACCTCGATGTCCAGCCCGGAGCGCTGCTGCAGCGCCCGCCTAGTCACCGTGATGATCTCGACGCTGAGCCCCGGGTGGAGGCGGCGGAGCCGGGCCACCGCGGGGGCGGCGATGTAGGCGCTGAAGCCGTCCGTCGCCGTCATCCGCACGACGCCGGTGACCGGGTCCGGCGTCTTTCCGGGCTGTTCGAGCGAGCCCACTGCGCCTTCCACCTGCTCCGCGACGGCAACCGCCGCGGCGCCGAGGTCGGTCAGTTCCCAGCCTCCCGCGGCCCGGGACAGGACCCGGCCGCCGAGGGCCTTCTCCAGCGCGGCGATCCGGCGCGAGACGGTGGTGTGGTTCAGGCCCAGGGCCTGGGCCGCCGTCGTGAACTTGGCCGAGCGCGAGACGGCCAGCAGGACCAGGAGGTCGTCGGGATTTGCCTTCATATCTGCAATTCTGCACACACTTCGTGCCCGTTTGGCCATTGAGCCGCGGCGAATCTGCGGCAATACTCGATGAAGCCCATTTTCAGTGCCGTGCATCACAGCTGGTTGCGCGGCAACGGCAAGCACCACAAAATGTGTCGCCGTGGACACCTAGGAGTTATCTATGAGCGTAGAACAGCGCTCCGCTACACCCCCCGCAGCCCGCAAGGGTGAGGGCCTCAAGAAAATCGTGGCCGCCTCGATGGTCGGCACCGTCGTCGAATGGTATGAATTCTTCCTCTACGCCACCGCCGCCACCCTGGTGTTCGGCAAGTACTTCTTCCCGGCTACCGGCAATGAGCTGGACGGCATCATCCAGGCCTTCCTGACCTACGCCGTCGGGTTCGTCGCCCGGCCGCTCGGCGGGATCGTCTTCGGCCAGATCGGTGACAAGCTGGGCCGCAAGCCCACGCTTCAGCTGACCATCGTAATCATCGGTGTGTCCACCTTCCTGATGGGCTGCCTCCCCGGCTTCGTCGACATCGGGTACCTTGCCCCGGCGCTGCTGGTGATCCTGCGTTTCATCCAGGGCTTCGCCCTCGGCGGCGAATGGGGCGGCGCCGTGCTGTTGGTGGCCGAGCACAGCCCCAACGAGTCCCGCGGCTTCTGGGCCAGCTGGCCCCAGGCCGCCGTTCCGGTGGGCAACCTGCTGGCCACCCTGGTGCTGTTCATCATGTCCAACACGCTCAGCGCCGCGGACTTCCTCGGTTGGGGCTGGCGCGTGGCGTTCTGGCTCTCCGCCGTCATCGTGTTCGTTGGCTACTACATCCGCACCAACGTCTCCGAGGCGCCGATCTTCCTCGAGGCCAAGGCGCAACTGGAAGCCGAACAGGCCGCCAGCTACGGCGTCCGCGAGGTTATCCGCAAGTACCCCAAGGGCATCCTGCAGTCCATGGGCCTCCGGTTCGCGGAGAACATCATGTACTACCTGGTGGTCAGCTTCTCGATCGTCTACCTGAAGACCGTGGACAAGTACGACACCTCGTCGCTGCTCCTGGCGCTCCTGATCGCGCACCTGGTGCACTTCCTGATCATCCCGCAGATCGGCCGCCTGGTGGACAGCTGGGGCCGCAAGCCCGTGTACCTGGTCGGCGCCATCTCCGGAGCAACCTGGCCGTTCTTCGCCTTCCCGATGTTCGACACCAAGAACGCCGTCATCATCGTTCTGGCCGTGACCATCGGCCTCTGCCTGCACGGCTTCATGTATGCCGGCCAGCCGGCGCTGATGGCCGAGCTGTTCCCCACCCGGATGCGCTACGCCGGCGTCTCGCTGGGCTCGCAGGTCACCTCGATCTTCGCCGGTTCGCTGGCGCCGCTGCTGGCCACCGCCTGGCTCAAGGACACCGGCTCCTGGCTGCCCACCGCTCTGTACCTCGTCGTGGCATGCGCCATCACCACGGTGGCAGTGCTTAGCCTGAAGGAAACCAAGGGCATCGCGCTGGAGGAAGTGGACCGGCTCGACGCCGAGCGTGAAGGCCTGGCCGTAGCGGCCGTCCGCTGAACCGCATGATGTCAACTGCAGAACTCGTCAATTTCTGAACTGGAAGGCTGGGTAACATGGAAAATTCGCTCAACGGCCGCAAGGCCCTGGTCACCGGCGGCGCCAGCGGCATCGGGGCGGCAACCGTCCGCGCCCTGGCCGCCCGCGGCGCGAAGGTGGTGGTGGCCGACGTCAATGAGGCCGCCGCCACCGCCCTCGCCGACGAAGTGGGAGGAACCGCCTGGGCGGTCAACCTGCTCGACGTCGACTCACTTCAGACGCTCAGCCTGGACTGCGACATCCTGGTCAACAACGCCGGGATCCAGCGCATCAGCCCCATCGAGGACTTCGATCCTGCGGACTTCCGCCGGATTGTCACGCTGATGCTGGAGGCACCCTTCCTGCTGATCCGTGCCGCGCTGCCGCACATGTACGCGAACAACTTCGGCCGGATCATCAACCTCTCCTCGGTCCACGGCCTGCGGGCATCGCCGTTCAAGAGCGCCTACGTCTCCGCCAAGCACGGTCTGGAAGGGCTGAGCAAGGTCACGGCGCTGGAAGGCGGCGCGCACGGCGTAACCTCCAACTGCGTCAACCCGGGGTACGTCCGCACGCCGCTGGTCGAGTCGCAGGTCGCGGACCAGGCCAAGGTGCACGGCATCCCGGAATCCGAGGTGCTGGCCAAGATCATGCTCACCGAGGCTGCGGTGAAGCGCCTGGTCGAGCCGGAGGAGGTTGCCTCGCTGGTGGCCTGGCTGGCCTCGAACGACGCCGGGATGGTCACCGGCGCGAGCTACACCATGGACGGCGGCTGGTCCGCCCGCTGAGCTGTCCGCGCACTTCACGGGCGGCTGGAGCCGCTGCTGCCGAGGTGGGACTTGGCGCCCAGTTTCTGAGACCGGGGCGCTAAGTCTCACCTCAGCGCGGTGGGCTCCCGCCGCTGCTCTGGTCAGCGGCGCGGCCCCGGCGGTCCGCACCGGCCCGAGGTCTCCCCAGCGGAGGCACCCGGCCGGTCCGGTAACGTCGTACGCCAACTGTACGGGCCGCCATCGCGAGTAACACGAGTAACAACTACCCCTTGGGAGCACCCATAACACTTGGGTTGCACCTAGAAACTACTTACCCGCGGGTAGCTCTCCGGCCAGGGAGTCGCAGGCGACGTTCGGGGACCGCCGTCGGAGGTCAACGCAAGGGCCCGCCAGCCGTTGCCGGCTGGCGGGCCCTTGTTGGAGCCGTGCGCCCTACTTCAGGAAGTCATTCGTGTAGGTATCTGCCAGCTTGATGTCCTTATTGCCGACGTCAGGGTTGGCCACCTGCTGGGTCTTCAGCACCGCCCGGACACCATTCTCGGTGAAGGCGCCGTCCTTGCTGAGCGTCTTCTTCAGGTCCTCGATCACCGCGGCGTAGAGAGCCTTGTCCCCGCCGGCGAACTTCTCCGGCATCTTGGCGGCGATCTCCTCCCCGGAATGCCCGGCGATGAATTCCAGGGTTCGCTTTATGGCCTTGGCGAGCTTGCCGGCCGTCTCCTTGTTGGCGTCCAGCCACTCCGCCTTGGCGTAGAGGCTGGAAGAGGGCCACGCGTCGGCATCGAAGACTTCCTTGAGCCCGTCGGCGGAGCGGACGTCCTCGAGGATCAAAGGATCGTGCCCCATCCGTTTGGTCAGCACTGACACATCAGGCTCGAGCATGACGGCGGCGTCGACCTGCCCCTGCTCCATGGCCGCGACAGCCGACGAGCCGGCGCCGATGGCCGAAACCGCCGCGTCCGTCTTCTGCATACCGTTCTTTGCGAGGAGATACTTGATGAACATGTCCGTGGAGGATCCGGGGGCGGTCACGCCGACGTTCTTCCCTTTGAGGTCGGCAATGGTCTTGATCTTGCCCTCGTTCTTGGGTGCGACCAGCAGCACCAGGCCCGAGGACCTGCCCATGTCCACGAACGCTTTGATCGGCTGATTCTTGGCCTGCATCTGGATGGTGTGCTCGTAGTATCCGCTGGTCACGTTGGTACTGCCGCCAATCATGGCCGTCAGAGCCTTGGAGCCGCCCTGCAGGTCCTGGAGTTCGACGTTCAAGCCTTCGTCTTTGTAGTAACCAAGTTCCTGCGCGAGCGTAGTCGGGAGGTACGTCAGCAGGGTCTGGCCACCGATGCCGATGGTTACTTTGGCACTGCTGCCGCCGCTTGCCGCGGCGCTGCCAGGCTGGCCGGGAGGCGCCGCGGACGGAGTGCCGCAAGCAGAAAGAGCGAGGGCAAGCGAGGCGGCAAGGGTGAGCGGGCGGAAGATGCCCCGGCGCCTTTGCCCGGTTTTGATCTGTGTCATCGATGGTCCCTTCTAAGCGGTGATAGTGGATTGGTTCAGGCCGGGACACCGGTCTGATGCTGGTCACTCAGGGCGCCCGGCGTTCCATGGGCCGGGCTGGCAAGGGGGAGGGCTAGGCCGATTGGGTCGGGCGCCAGCGGAGCAGGTGCCGTTCCAGGCGGTTGACGAGGAGATCGATGATCAGGACCACGATCATCAGGATGAACATCCCCGCGAACACGCCCCGCGTATCGAAGACGCCTTGGGCCTGGGCAATGGCGTAGCCCACCCCGGCGGATGCTCCGAGGTACTCGCCCACCACGGCGCCTGTGATGGCGAAACCGACGCTGATGTGAAGGCTGGAGAAGATCCACGTCAGGGCGCTGGGGATGAAGACGTGGCGGAGGAGTTGCTTTTCGGAAGCGCCCAGCATCCGCGCATTGTCCACCAACACACGGTCAACGCTTTTGACGCCCTCGAGGGTGTTGAAGAAGACGATGAAGAACACGAGGGTGAAGCCGAAAGCGACCTTGGACCAGATGCCCAGGCCGAACCAGAGAAGGAAGATCGGGGCCAGCACCACGCGGGGGAGGGCGTTGAACATCTGCAGGAACGGGTCCAGCAGGCGTTCGAGGAAACGTACCCGGGCCAGGACGAAGCCAAGGAGGAGCCCTGCGGCGGCTCCCACGAGGAAGGCGAGAATGGCCTCCTGCATGGTGACCCACAAGTGGGGGAAGACAAAGCCGGACGATACCCACAACCAGACGGTCTGGAAAATGTCCGACGGAAGCGGGAAGAAGAATTCGTCCACCACGCCGGCGCGTACGGAAAGCTCCCAGGCGCCAAGGACTGCAACGGTGAGTAGGAATTGGGTGCCTCGCATTGCCAGCGGCGACATCTCGGTCCGGCGGTTCCGCCGGCGGGTGCCGCTGTCGAGGGCGGCCGAGAGCCCGTTTTTCTTTGAGTCCAGGAGCGTCACGCGACTTCACCTTCTTCCGCCATGGCGGTCTCGTAGGTCTTGGAAACCTCGACCTTCAACCTGCCCCAGATCTCGCGGTGCAGAGCCACAAACTGCGGGTCATCGCGGATGTCGAGCAGGTCGCGGGGCCGCGGGATGTCGATTTCGTAGCTTCCCACGACCGTGCTTCCGGGGCCGGCCCCCAGGATCACCACTTCGTCGGACAGCGCGATCGCTTCGTCCAGATCGTGGGTGATGAAAACGACGGCCTTGCCTGACTCCTGCCACAGCTGAAGCAGCTCGTTCTCCATGATCTGGCGGGTCTGAACGTCAAGTGCGGAAAAAGGTTCGTCCATGAGCAGCACATCCGGATTGACGATCCAGGCCTGGGCGATGGCCGTGCGCTTGCGCATGCCACCGCTGAGCTGGTGGGGGTACCGGTCCGCGAAATTCTTGAGGCCGACCTTCTCAAGCCAGCGCCTCGCCTCGGCGTGGGCCTCGGCCTTTGATGCGCCAGCCATTGTCAGGCCGAGGCTGACGTTGTCGATGACGGTCTTCCACGGCAGCAGGGGGTCCTGCTGGAACATGTAGGACGCCCGCCGGTTGACCCCGTTCACCGGTTCTCCAAAGCTCGTCACTTCGCCGCTGCTGGGGTTCAGCAGCCCCGCCGCCATGTTGAGGATGGTGGACTTGCCGGACCCCGTGGGGCCGACAATGGAAACAAATCGGCCGGGTTCGACTTTGAGGTTGATGTCGCGCACGGCGAAGTATGTCTCACCCCCTGGCATCGGGAATTCCTTGGTGCACGCGGTGAGTTCCACTGCGTACCTTGACGTGTCTGCCTTTGCAGCTGGCATCGTTGCACTCTTTCCGGCCGTCGTTGGCCGATTGTTCTCGCTGCTTATCCTTACCGGTTCTGGCTCTTGTGCGCCGTCTCGAGGCCCCGGTTGTCGGCTCTGACGAGCTGGGCCCTGACTGCCACATCGTGGGTTCACCATCATGATGTGGAGCCGATGCTAACAGTAAGCCGGATCACACTCAACGACCCGCAGAACTTTTGCCCCTTTCGGACGAGGGGTGCCGGAGGCCGGGATGCGGACTCTTACACTTTGAGCATGAGCCCCAATGAATCCTCGGCCACGCCATTGCTGGTTCTCCGAAAGATCACGTCCATCCTGGACGCTTTTTCCCTCGCCGCGCCGGAGCAGTCGCTGGCCGAACTCCGGGCAGCGACCGGCATGCCCCACTCGACCGTGCAACGCCTCGTGGCCAACATGGTCCAGGAAGGCATCCTGGACCGGCACGGGGACAAGTTCCGCGTGGGGGTCCGGATGGCGCACTGGGCCGCCCCGGCTGTCCAGGGTCTCGACCACCTTGAGTTGCTCGCGCCCGTGCTGCGGCGTTTGCGTGATGAGCTGGGTGAGACGGCCTGCATATTCCGGGAATCCCAGGGTAAGCGGGTCTGCATAGCGCTGGCAGAGACCCGGCGGATGCTCCGGAGGGTGGTGCAGGTGGGTGAGATCATGCCGCTTCATGTGGGTGCCGCGGGGCGGGTACTTCTGGCGTGGAACCCCGACGTGGCCGAGCAGATCTATCGCTCCGGGCTGCGCTCCCTGACTGAGCAGACGATCACCGACGCCGCCAACCTGGAGGCCGCCGTCGCCAGAACCAGGGCGGACGGCTTCGCCATCACCACCGGGGAGCGCGTTTCGGGGGCCAGTGGAATCTCAGCCCCCATCTTTGGGCCGCAGGCCGAACTGTACGGCGCGCTCACCGTCATGGGGCCGGCGCTCAGGATGCCCTACGACGTCTGTGCCGCCTGGATCGAGCCCGTTCTTGCGGCTGCTGAAGAAGCCACGCGTGTCATTGGGGGAACCATTCCGTCGACAGGGGTACCCACATCGTGGATTTAGGTCCACAATATGAAATGGGGTGGCGCCCCGAGAGGACGTCTCAATAGGCTCCCCGCTAGGCAAATCGACGGCGTTTGCGCGGCGTGGCCGGCGCCAGCAGAACAGGAGTCCGAAAATGGTGAAGGTTTCCGAGACCGCCACACGCGGCGGCGAGCCCGGCGCTGCGAGTGGTACCGAGTCGCCGCACGGCGTCGGGCCCTTGGCCGGCGTCCGCGTTCTGGAACTGGGATCCCTGATCGCCGGACCCTTTGCCGGCCGCCAGCTGGCCGACTTCGGCGCGGAAGTGATCAAAATCGAGGCGCCCAGCCGACCGGACCCGATGCGGGAATGGGGCCGGGCCCGGGTGCAGGGGCACACGTTGTGGTGGTCCGTGCAGTCCCGCGGGAAGAAGTGCGTGACGCTTGACCTGAAGTCGCCGCGCGGACGCGAGCTCTTCCTGGAACTCTGCCAGGAGGCGGACGTGCTCCTGGAAAACTTCCGTCCCGGAACCCTTGAGAATCTGGGCCTTGCCCCCGAGGAACTTTGGCAGGTCAATCCGGGGCTCATCATTGCCCGGGTGTCCGGCTATGGCCAGACAGGTCCCGACGCGCAAAAGCCAGGCTATGCCTCCGTTGCCGAGGCGCGGGGAGGGCTGAGGTACCTTAACGGCTACCCGGACCAGGCGCCTCCCCGCACGGGCATCTCGCTCGGGGACAGTCTGGCGTCGCTCTACGCACTGCAAGGCATCCTGCTGGCCCTGTACTGGCGGGATGCGAGGGGCGGAACAGGCCAGGTCGTGGACGTGTCCCTCGTAGAGGCATGCTTCTCACTCCTGGAGAGCGCCGTGCCCGACTTCGCGGCCGAAAAAGTCGTTCCGGGCCCCAGCGGATCGGGACTTAAGGGGATCGCGCCGTCGAACATCTTTCGTTCCGGTGACGGCAAGTGGGTGGTGATCGCCGCAAACCAGGACTCGGTCTTTGTGCGGCTGGCCGCCGCCATGGGGCGATCGGAACTGGCGTCGGACCCGCGCTACAGCAACCACGCGTCGCGGGGCGTGCACCAGGAGGAACTGGAATCCCTGATTGCCGAGTGGGCGGCCGGGTACGGCCATGACGAGCTGACGGCCGTACTGGACCGACACGCGGTCCCGAACAGCCCGGTTAGCAGCATCGAAGACATCTTCGCCGATCCCCAGCTCCGCGCCCGGGGAATGCTGGTGGAAGTGCCGGACGAGGAACTTGGGGTCCTGGTCCAGCCCGGGATCGTTCCGCGGCTGACGCGCAGCGCCGGGGAAATCGGCTGGAGCGGTCCCCTGACTCCGGGGTCCCATAACCGGGCCATCTACGAAGGATTGCTCGGGCTCTCAGAGGACGAGCTGCAGGCTGCGAAGGATGAAGGTGCAATCTGATGAATGATGTGCAGGAGGCTCGGGCCGTTTCAATTGTGGATGTCAGCCCCCGGGACGGGCTCCAGAACGAAAAGGTGCCGGTCAGCACCGAGGACAAGCTGCGGCTCATCAACGAACTCGTGTCATTGGGGGCCCGGCGGATCGAGGCGGTCAGCTTCGTGAATCCCAAAAAGGTCCCGCAGATGGCGGATGCGGATGCCGTCATGGCAGGGGTGCCGCGCGACAACGGCGCCAGCTACATCGGGCTGGTTCTGAACACCAAGGGTGCTGTCCGGGCCGTCGAGGCAGGCGTCGACGAAATGAATTACGTGCTGCCCGTGACCGATGCCTTTGCCGCAGCCAATCAGAACACGACCGTGGCTGCGGCCCTCGATGCCTTAGCGGAGGTCTCAGCGATCGCTGCGGCGGCGTCGATTCCGCTCACCGTGACGGCCGCCGTCGCTTTCGGGTGTCCCTACCAGGGCGATGTTCCGCAGGAACAGGCGCTCTCCGTGGTGCGGAGCGCGCTGCAGTCCGGTGTGCTGGCCGAGCTGGCGCTCGCGGACACTATTGGTTGTGCCGTGCCGTGGCAGGTCGGCGGAATGTTCACCGCGTTGCGCTCTGA
The nucleotide sequence above comes from Arthrobacter sp. KBS0702. Encoded proteins:
- a CDS encoding spermidine synthase, translating into MAKRGRAAGRDTGTSTPGVVDVPKGSRPNGPVAGVYYIDTGDCELIPDQDNSTGWLLRINGVMSSHIDLADPLFLDFEYMRWIAALVESRWPPSTRPKLRALHLGGGACSLARYFHAAYPDARQVVVELDGKLAEYVRGWFDLPKAPLLRLRVGEAREVTETLTPQTRDLIIRDVFAGAVTPRPLTTAEFTGHAKRVLAPGGIYLVNSGDAPALANAREDAATIAAAFEHTVIIADPAMLKGRRYGNMIIAGSDAPFDDDPGLARRLLGGAVPAHIWDDARVRAFAAGAAVRHDPKAPDQAESADDDAARPASSTAP
- a CDS encoding LysR family transcriptional regulator, whose protein sequence is MKANPDDLLVLLAVSRSAKFTTAAQALGLNHTTVSRRIAALEKALGGRVLSRAAGGWELTDLGAAAVAVAEQVEGAVGSLEQPGKTPDPVTGVVRMTATDGFSAYIAAPAVARLRRLHPGLSVEIITVTRRALQQRSGLDIEVVVGEPQVHRAEAARLGEYMLGMYASRSYLAEYGTPASVDELKEHPLVYFVDSMLQVDDLDAPRRLVPTMRDGLSSTNVFVHVEATRAGAGVGFLPCFAADLHPDLVRLLPEQFAELLPYWMVLRPDSMRRPAVAAVVQALREQTDAHREALLGRGGHASAAP
- a CDS encoding MFS transporter gives rise to the protein MSVEQRSATPPAARKGEGLKKIVAASMVGTVVEWYEFFLYATAATLVFGKYFFPATGNELDGIIQAFLTYAVGFVARPLGGIVFGQIGDKLGRKPTLQLTIVIIGVSTFLMGCLPGFVDIGYLAPALLVILRFIQGFALGGEWGGAVLLVAEHSPNESRGFWASWPQAAVPVGNLLATLVLFIMSNTLSAADFLGWGWRVAFWLSAVIVFVGYYIRTNVSEAPIFLEAKAQLEAEQAASYGVREVIRKYPKGILQSMGLRFAENIMYYLVVSFSIVYLKTVDKYDTSSLLLALLIAHLVHFLIIPQIGRLVDSWGRKPVYLVGAISGATWPFFAFPMFDTKNAVIIVLAVTIGLCLHGFMYAGQPALMAELFPTRMRYAGVSLGSQVTSIFAGSLAPLLATAWLKDTGSWLPTALYLVVACAITTVAVLSLKETKGIALEEVDRLDAEREGLAVAAVR
- a CDS encoding 3-hydroxybutyrate dehydrogenase, with amino-acid sequence MENSLNGRKALVTGGASGIGAATVRALAARGAKVVVADVNEAAATALADEVGGTAWAVNLLDVDSLQTLSLDCDILVNNAGIQRISPIEDFDPADFRRIVTLMLEAPFLLIRAALPHMYANNFGRIINLSSVHGLRASPFKSAYVSAKHGLEGLSKVTALEGGAHGVTSNCVNPGYVRTPLVESQVADQAKVHGIPESEVLAKIMLTEAAVKRLVEPEEVASLVAWLASNDAGMVTGASYTMDGGWSAR
- a CDS encoding ABC transporter substrate-binding protein gives rise to the protein MTQIKTGQRRRGIFRPLTLAASLALALSACGTPSAAPPGQPGSAAASGGSSAKVTIGIGGQTLLTYLPTTLAQELGYYKDEGLNVELQDLQGGSKALTAMIGGSTNVTSGYYEHTIQMQAKNQPIKAFVDMGRSSGLVLLVAPKNEGKIKTIADLKGKNVGVTAPGSSTDMFIKYLLAKNGMQKTDAAVSAIGAGSSAVAAMEQGQVDAAVMLEPDVSVLTKRMGHDPLILEDVRSADGLKEVFDADAWPSSSLYAKAEWLDANKETAGKLAKAIKRTLEFIAGHSGEEIAAKMPEKFAGGDKALYAAVIEDLKKTLSKDGAFTENGVRAVLKTQQVANPDVGNKDIKLADTYTNDFLK
- a CDS encoding ABC transporter permease; this encodes MTLLDSKKNGLSAALDSGTRRRNRRTEMSPLAMRGTQFLLTVAVLGAWELSVRAGVVDEFFFPLPSDIFQTVWLWVSSGFVFPHLWVTMQEAILAFLVGAAAGLLLGFVLARVRFLERLLDPFLQMFNALPRVVLAPIFLLWFGLGIWSKVAFGFTLVFFIVFFNTLEGVKSVDRVLVDNARMLGASEKQLLRHVFIPSALTWIFSSLHISVGFAITGAVVGEYLGASAGVGYAIAQAQGVFDTRGVFAGMFILMIVVLIIDLLVNRLERHLLRWRPTQSA
- a CDS encoding ABC transporter ATP-binding protein, yielding MPAAKADTSRYAVELTACTKEFPMPGGETYFAVRDINLKVEPGRFVSIVGPTGSGKSTILNMAAGLLNPSSGEVTSFGEPVNGVNRRASYMFQQDPLLPWKTVIDNVSLGLTMAGASKAEAHAEARRWLEKVGLKNFADRYPHQLSGGMRKRTAIAQAWIVNPDVLLMDEPFSALDVQTRQIMENELLQLWQESGKAVVFITHDLDEAIALSDEVVILGAGPGSTVVGSYEIDIPRPRDLLDIRDDPQFVALHREIWGRLKVEVSKTYETAMAEEGEVA
- a CDS encoding IclR family transcriptional regulator, yielding MSPNESSATPLLVLRKITSILDAFSLAAPEQSLAELRAATGMPHSTVQRLVANMVQEGILDRHGDKFRVGVRMAHWAAPAVQGLDHLELLAPVLRRLRDELGETACIFRESQGKRVCIALAETRRMLRRVVQVGEIMPLHVGAAGRVLLAWNPDVAEQIYRSGLRSLTEQTITDAANLEAAVARTRADGFAITTGERVSGASGISAPIFGPQAELYGALTVMGPALRMPYDVCAAWIEPVLAAAEEATRVIGGTIPSTGVPTSWI
- a CDS encoding CaiB/BaiF CoA-transferase family protein, with amino-acid sequence MVKVSETATRGGEPGAASGTESPHGVGPLAGVRVLELGSLIAGPFAGRQLADFGAEVIKIEAPSRPDPMREWGRARVQGHTLWWSVQSRGKKCVTLDLKSPRGRELFLELCQEADVLLENFRPGTLENLGLAPEELWQVNPGLIIARVSGYGQTGPDAQKPGYASVAEARGGLRYLNGYPDQAPPRTGISLGDSLASLYALQGILLALYWRDARGGTGQVVDVSLVEACFSLLESAVPDFAAEKVVPGPSGSGLKGIAPSNIFRSGDGKWVVIAANQDSVFVRLAAAMGRSELASDPRYSNHASRGVHQEELESLIAEWAAGYGHDELTAVLDRHAVPNSPVSSIEDIFADPQLRARGMLVEVPDEELGVLVQPGIVPRLTRSAGEIGWSGPLTPGSHNRAIYEGLLGLSEDELQAAKDEGAI
- a CDS encoding hydroxymethylglutaryl-CoA lyase, which translates into the protein MNDVQEARAVSIVDVSPRDGLQNEKVPVSTEDKLRLINELVSLGARRIEAVSFVNPKKVPQMADADAVMAGVPRDNGASYIGLVLNTKGAVRAVEAGVDEMNYVLPVTDAFAAANQNTTVAAALDALAEVSAIAAAASIPLTVTAAVAFGCPYQGDVPQEQALSVVRSALQSGVLAELALADTIGCAVPWQVGGMFTALRSETDVPLRAHLHETRHTALANTYAAMAAGVGVFDSAVGGLGGCPFAPGAAGNVSTEDLAWMLGRAGFPTSIDPVRATELGRWICAKVGTAPRSGLAGAGVFPNPV